One stretch of Malus domestica chromosome 14, GDT2T_hap1 DNA includes these proteins:
- the LOC103427361 gene encoding late embryogenesis abundant protein At1g64065-like, with the protein MAWKNSDAESLQSADELKRQKRIKLTIYIGIFIVFQIIIITSMSLTVMKVKTPKVRLGNISVQDLNSVQATPSFDTKFKTQIRVKNTNFGPYKFDASIVTFLYQGVIVGQVAIPMSKAGMLSTKKIEVEVSLSSRALSSSNLGRELSSGVLTLNSAANLTGKVELMFIMKKKKSSTMDCTIAFDLSSKKLKSLQCK; encoded by the coding sequence ATGGCTTGGAAAAATAGTGATGCGGAATCTTTGCAATCTGCTGATGAGCTGAAACGCCAGAAGAGAATCAAATTGACTATATACATTGGTATTTTCATTGTGTTTCAGATCATCATCATAACCTCGATGAGTCTCACTGTGATGAAAGTCAAGACCCCGAAGGTAAGGCTAGGCAACATCAGCGTCCAAGACCTCAACTCTGTCCAGGCAACACCTTCATTCGACACAAAATTCAAAACCCAAATCAGAGTTAAGAACACAAATTTTGGTCCATACAAGTTTGATGCTAGCATTGTCACGTTTTTGTACCAAGGCGTGATTGTCGGGCAAGTTGCTATTCCAATGAGCAAGGCTGGAATGCTTTCTACCAAAAAAATTGAAGTTGAGGTGAGCTTGAGTTCAAGAGCACTGAGCAGTTCCAATCTTGGCAGGGAATTGAGCAGCGGGGTGTTGACTCTCAACAGCGCGGCTAACTTGACCGGAAAGGTTGAACTGATGTTtataatgaagaagaagaagtcttcCACCATGGACTGCACCATTGCATTTGATTTGTCATCAAAGAAGCTGAAAAGTTTGCAATGCAAGTGA
- the LOC103427362 gene encoding late embryogenesis abundant protein At1g64065-like, translating into MAWKQNDAESLQSADELKRQKRIKLTIYIGIFIVFQIIVITAISLTVMKVKTPKLRLGNINVQELNSAPTTPSFDTKFTTQIRVKNTNFGPYKFDEGTVTFLYQGATVGQVSIPKSKAGMLSTKIIDVEVSLSSSALSSSNIGNELSSGVLTLNSAARLTGKVELMFIMKKKKASTMNCTIAFALSSKTLKSLQCK; encoded by the coding sequence ATGGCTTGGAAACAAAATGATGCGGAATCGTTGCAGTCCGCTGACGAGCTGAAACGCCAGAAAAGAATCAAATTGACCATATACATTGGTATTTTCATTGTGTTTCAGATTATAGTTATAACGGCTATTAGTCTTACTGTGATGAAAGTTAAGACCCCCAAGCTCAGGCTAGGCAACATCAACGTCCAAGAGCTCAACTCCGCCCCAACAACACCTTCATTTGACACTAAATTCACAACCCAAATCAGAGTCAAGAACACAAATTTTGGTCCATACAAGTTTGATGAAGGCACTGTCACGTTTTTGTACCAAGGCGCAACTGTCGGGCAAGTTTCTATTCCAAAGAGCAAGGCTGGAATGCTTTCCACCAAAATAATTGACGTTGAGGTGAGCTTGAGTTCAAGTGCATTGAGCAGTTCTAATATTGGGAATGAACTGAGCAGCGGGGTGTTGACTCTCAACAGCGCGGCTAGGTTGACTGGAAAGGTTGAATTGATGTTTataatgaaaaagaagaaggctTCTACCATGAACTGCACCATTGCATTTGCTCTGTCATCGAAGACGCTCAAAAGTTTGCAATGCAAGTGA